The Mycolicibacterium aichiense region CGCCTTCGCGCTGTCGCCGCCGGTCGTGAAATACACGTACTTGTCGGCGCCCAGCGACTCGACCAGATCCACCGTCACCTCGAAGGTCGTGGCCTGGATGCGTTCGTAGGCGTCGAGCAGTGCCGCGTCCTCGAAGTGCTCGGGCCGGATGCCGACGATGACGTTGGCGGCCTTGGGATGTTGAGCCAGAACGTTCTGCACATCCTGGCTCAGCGTCACCTCGCCGAACGGCAACCGCAGGCTCATACCGTCGAGCGTCGCCGGGAAGAAGTTCATCGCCGGCGAGCCGATGAATCCGGCCACGAACAGGTTCGCCGGCCGCTCGTAGAGCTCGCCCGGCGTGCCGATCTGCTGTGCCTCTCCGCCGCGTAGCACCACGACCCGGTCACCGAGTGTCATCGCCTCGGTCTGGTCGTGTGTGACATAGACGGTGGTGGTGCCCAGCCGGTTCTGCAGCCTGGCGATCTCACCGCGCATCTGCACACGCAGCTTGGCGTCGAGGTTGCTCAGCGGCTCGTCCATCAGGAACGCCTTGGGCTGGCGGACGATCGCCCTGCCCATAGCGACCCGCTGGCGCTGGCCTCCGGACAGCTGCGAGGGTTTGCGATCCAGAAGTTCGGTCAGGTCAAGGATTTTCGCCGTCTCTTCGACCTTCTTGGCGATGTCGGCCTTGTTCAGCTTGGCCAGCGTCAACGGGAACGCGATGTTCTGCCGGACGGTCATGTGTGGGTAGAGGGCGTAGGACTGGAAGACCATCGCGATGTCACGTTCGCGGGGCGCCTTCTCGTTGACCCGGTCACCGCCGATCCTCAGCTCCCCGGCGCTGATATCTTCCAGGCCGGCAATCATGTTCAGGGTGGTGGACTTACCGCAGCCGGACGGCCCGACCAGGATGACGAACTCGCCGTCGGCGATCGTCAGGCTCAGATCCTTCACGGCGACAGCGCCGTCCGGATAGTTCTTGCTGACATGATCCAGGACTATCTCGGCCATCGAAAACCTCGCTACCCCTTCACCGCGCCGGAGGTCAGCCCGGCGACGATCCGTCGTTGGAAGATCAGAACGAACACGATGATCGGAACCGTGATCACCATCGCACCTGCCGCGATCGACCCGGTCGGCTCCTCGAATTGCGAGCTGCCGGTGAAGTTCGCGATGGCCACCGGCGCGGTGATCGCGGCGTCGGTAGCGGTCAGCGACAGCGCCAGCAGCAGGTCGTTCCACGCGAAGATGAACACCAGGATCGCCGCGGTCACGATGCCCGGCGCGGCCAGGGGCGCGATCACCCGGCGGAATGCCTGAGCCGGTGTTGCGCCGTCCATCTTGGCCGCCTTCTCGAGGTCCCAGGGGATCTCCCGGAAGAACGCCGACAGCGTGTAGATCGCCAGCGGCAGCGCGAACGTGATGTAGGGAATGATCAAGCCGGGCCACGTATCGAACAGGCCGAGCCGGCGTTCGATGTTGAACAGCGGTGTCACCAAAGAGATCTGGGGGAACATCGCGATCAGCAACGCGGCGCCGATCAGCGCCTTCTTACCGGTGAACTCCAGCCGAGCGACCGCGTAGGCCGCCATACCCCCGATCACCACCGCAATCACCGTCGTGATCAGCCCGATGCCGATCGAGTTGATCAACGCGGAACTGAACGCGTCGCCGCTGAAGATGCCCTTGTAGTTGTCGAAGGTGATCTCGGACGGAATGAGCTTGCCGTCCTTGACCGTTGACGTGGGCTTGAGCGACAGGCTCAGGATCCACAACACCGGGAAGAGTGCGTAGATCACCACGATCGCATCGATCACGACCCAGCTCACCGCTCGCCGGGCTCCCACGCGCTCAGACATGGTCAGCGCACCTCGTTGTCCGTGCCGGGCGCGGACGCGCCGAACAGCTTGATGTAGACGAATGCGATGACGGCCACCGACAGGAACACCAATACGC contains the following coding sequences:
- a CDS encoding ABC transporter ATP-binding protein; translated protein: MAEIVLDHVSKNYPDGAVAVKDLSLTIADGEFVILVGPSGCGKSTTLNMIAGLEDISAGELRIGGDRVNEKAPRERDIAMVFQSYALYPHMTVRQNIAFPLTLAKLNKADIAKKVEETAKILDLTELLDRKPSQLSGGQRQRVAMGRAIVRQPKAFLMDEPLSNLDAKLRVQMRGEIARLQNRLGTTTVYVTHDQTEAMTLGDRVVVLRGGEAQQIGTPGELYERPANLFVAGFIGSPAMNFFPATLDGMSLRLPFGEVTLSQDVQNVLAQHPKAANVIVGIRPEHFEDAALLDAYERIQATTFEVTVDLVESLGADKYVYFTTGGDSAKAAQLAELAAESGAGGNDFVARLSADSKAAIGQSIELAFDTAKLHIFDADSGVNLTIAPAG
- a CDS encoding carbohydrate ABC transporter permease; protein product: MGARRAVSWVVIDAIVVIYALFPVLWILSLSLKPTSTVKDGKLIPSEITFDNYKGIFSGDAFSSALINSIGIGLITTVIAVVIGGMAAYAVARLEFTGKKALIGAALLIAMFPQISLVTPLFNIERRLGLFDTWPGLIIPYITFALPLAIYTLSAFFREIPWDLEKAAKMDGATPAQAFRRVIAPLAAPGIVTAAILVFIFAWNDLLLALSLTATDAAITAPVAIANFTGSSQFEEPTGSIAAGAMVITVPIIVFVLIFQRRIVAGLTSGAVKG